A genomic region of Candidatus Schekmanbacteria bacterium contains the following coding sequences:
- a CDS encoding AAA family ATPase yields the protein MELIKYLEIIWRRKYVLIISVLILVALPIFLSKKVIPIYSATSKLMINIKDYKPQIFSNSPDDLGKFNYIQEKNVIDTYQTLIRTRTVVDPVIKELNLKNEDGKLIEGDKFFIDTFSIYKLLSSQKKGVKVAQIESAEIFSITGYSSNPEEAVAIANRVSEKTMDFYFNLNRAEMTKTAAVLKARQKVIVKKLDEYESDVSDIMFKGGFADLSTKKEQLEEQLVSLETKLPALKIELTEKHPDVLSIIKQIETVKKQLAAIPVMQMRLNEIQRKMDVLDNSNKMIDEQIAIAEMLSEMDITNAILIQRAKPSFDPANDIYLPNTGMVLGIGGGLSIVIGLFLIFTLEYFDTTYKAIDPVRKDFSGLILGIVPLVSWPFVRWVTFYWNKRFLDSIGDIGSGIIKTGNKVTGIFSPTQGDGKSVISSYLARVIAERGKRVVLIDADFFQSRLKRYFRLKSKPGLKDYLDKKASLEEVIKSSNIKGLDIIPLGKGKNLPSMYLGMPEFKELIDELKSKYDFIIMDCTSLVRRNIFTNSLASHVEIPVMVVSLFKTEANHFKESLNILSDSGIPPYGIVINRARDIRTSFSLY from the coding sequence ATGGAACTGATAAAATATCTTGAGATAATCTGGCGAAGAAAATACGTCCTTATAATATCAGTGCTGATACTTGTAGCGCTTCCCATTTTTCTTTCAAAGAAAGTAATCCCAATATACAGCGCTACATCAAAGCTCATGATAAATATCAAAGACTATAAACCCCAGATATTTTCAAATAGCCCGGATGATCTTGGGAAGTTTAATTATATTCAGGAGAAAAATGTAATTGATACTTATCAAACACTTATCAGGACCAGAACTGTAGTTGACCCGGTTATCAAAGAGCTAAACCTGAAAAATGAGGACGGAAAACTTATTGAAGGTGACAAATTCTTTATTGACACTTTCAGCATATATAAGCTTTTGAGTTCACAGAAAAAAGGGGTGAAGGTTGCACAGATAGAGAGCGCTGAAATTTTTTCAATAACCGGCTATTCAAGCAATCCTGAAGAGGCTGTAGCAATTGCAAACAGGGTCAGCGAAAAGACCATGGATTTTTATTTCAATCTCAACAGGGCTGAGATGACTAAAACTGCTGCTGTATTAAAAGCCAGGCAGAAAGTGATAGTCAAAAAATTGGATGAATATGAAAGTGACGTAAGCGATATCATGTTTAAAGGAGGCTTTGCTGACTTAAGCACGAAGAAGGAACAGCTGGAAGAACAGCTTGTTTCGCTTGAGACTAAACTTCCTGCCCTTAAGATTGAGCTTACTGAAAAACACCCTGATGTACTTTCTATAATTAAACAGATTGAAACTGTAAAGAAACAGCTTGCTGCCATACCTGTGATGCAGATGAGACTTAACGAAATACAGAGAAAAATGGATGTGCTTGATAACAGTAATAAGATGATTGATGAACAAATTGCTATTGCTGAGATGCTTTCAGAAATGGATATAACGAATGCAATTCTCATTCAAAGGGCAAAACCTTCCTTCGATCCTGCCAATGACATTTATCTTCCCAATACAGGTATGGTGCTCGGCATAGGGGGCGGACTCAGCATAGTAATAGGGTTGTTCCTTATTTTCACTTTAGAATACTTTGATACCACATACAAGGCCATTGACCCGGTAAGAAAAGATTTCAGCGGACTTATATTGGGGATCGTGCCTCTGGTGTCATGGCCTTTTGTAAGATGGGTCACTTTCTACTGGAACAAGCGGTTTCTTGACAGCATAGGGGATATTGGTTCAGGTATTATAAAAACAGGCAATAAAGTTACAGGCATCTTCAGCCCCACACAAGGTGACGGGAAATCGGTTATATCTTCATATCTTGCCCGTGTAATAGCTGAACGCGGCAAAAGGGTGGTACTTATTGATGCTGATTTTTTCCAGAGCAGACTTAAAAGATATTTCCGTCTTAAATCAAAGCCAGGCCTTAAGGATTACCTCGACAAGAAGGCATCGCTTGAGGAAGTTATTAAGAGTTCAAATATAAAGGGGCTTGACATCATTCCCCTTGGGAAAGGTAAAAACCTTCCTTCCATGTATTTGGGGATGCCGGAATTCAAGGAACTTATTGATGAGCTAAAGAGTAAATACGATTTTATAATCATGGACTGCACTTCTCTTGTAAGAAGAAATATCTTTACAAACTCTCTTGCTTCCCACGTAGAGATTCCTGTCATGGTAGTTTCGCTTTTCAAGACTGAAGCAAACCATTTCAAAGAATCTTTGAACATACTCAGCGACAGCGGAATCCCACCTTACGGAATTGTTATAAACCGGGCCAGAGATATAAGAACTTCCTTCAGTCTCTATTAA
- a CDS encoding flippase translates to MTTARAESSKAAINGQNSGLVGNFIATAIARILDIAGNLAVILIITRYLSLEDYGRYGFIVSFVTTAVTVTYFGLEIVSIREMACDREAAPLALGNALTIRWGLSGAVFIFILASIPFLHLTPEGSLAVFIVAVTRILIASSMMYQAVFKAFERMEYDAYITIFFQAINLIFIAFACYLNLGFLFIFYSQALASVLRFIAVFIVVRRVFIKPVFHFDKVKLGVFFKYTYVMGLIALSMACCNNMEIFFLKYLADNEEISLFYAPYSILSAAQFIPTVMITSFFPVMSRMIKGSQEEKEKLIFLFSKICKLLAMGGLLGGVVCFSFSNQIIDIIFGAKYDAAGGVFSIVSLNIFFTFLVPLFSLLMAAANKEIIVFFCSLVTIALKVPFDLWLIPAYGNLGAGIAYAAGSAFYFFLILYFAFSHVFTFAFFSMLAKSLVSALSLAAGFFLFKGMNIPLSVIAGIVFCTITLFLSGAIDKEDIDIFKKIVLKKGERLG, encoded by the coding sequence ATGACGACAGCTCGGGCAGAATCATCAAAAGCAGCAATCAATGGGCAAAACAGCGGACTTGTAGGAAACTTCATTGCAACCGCGATAGCCCGTATCCTGGATATTGCCGGCAACTTAGCTGTTATACTTATAATAACAAGATACCTGTCATTAGAGGATTACGGCAGGTATGGTTTTATAGTTTCTTTTGTCACCACTGCGGTAACTGTGACTTATTTTGGTCTTGAGATAGTGAGCATTAGGGAAATGGCCTGTGACAGGGAAGCTGCTCCGCTTGCGTTGGGAAACGCTCTTACGATCCGCTGGGGCCTTTCCGGTGCAGTGTTCATCTTTATTCTTGCATCTATCCCATTTTTACATCTCACACCTGAGGGTTCCCTTGCTGTTTTTATTGTTGCAGTAACGCGTATCCTCATTGCTTCTTCCATGATGTATCAGGCTGTTTTCAAGGCTTTTGAAAGGATGGAGTATGATGCATATATCACGATATTTTTCCAGGCAATAAACCTCATATTTATAGCCTTTGCATGTTACCTGAATTTAGGTTTCCTGTTTATTTTTTACTCGCAGGCTCTTGCTTCGGTTTTAAGATTCATTGCAGTTTTTATAGTAGTCAGAAGAGTTTTTATCAAACCCGTATTCCATTTCGACAAGGTGAAGCTTGGCGTTTTTTTTAAATATACTTATGTCATGGGATTAATCGCTCTTTCTATGGCGTGCTGCAACAATATGGAAATATTCTTCCTTAAATATCTTGCTGATAACGAGGAAATATCTCTCTTCTATGCCCCTTATTCCATCCTTTCAGCGGCGCAGTTTATACCGACCGTTATGATCACATCTTTCTTTCCTGTAATGTCAAGGATGATTAAGGGAAGCCAGGAAGAGAAAGAGAAGCTTATATTCCTTTTCAGTAAAATCTGTAAACTCCTTGCTATGGGAGGACTGCTCGGCGGAGTCGTCTGTTTTTCTTTTTCCAATCAGATAATAGATATCATCTTCGGAGCCAAGTATGATGCTGCCGGCGGTGTTTTTTCGATAGTTTCTCTCAATATTTTTTTTACATTTCTTGTGCCGCTGTTCAGCCTGCTGATGGCAGCTGCGAACAAGGAGATAATAGTTTTTTTCTGCTCCCTTGTAACAATAGCGTTAAAGGTTCCTTTTGATCTCTGGTTAATTCCGGCTTACGGCAATCTTGGAGCAGGAATTGCCTATGCGGCAGGTTCGGCTTTTTACTTTTTCCTGATTCTGTATTTTGCTTTCAGTCATGTTTTTACGTTCGCTTTTTTTTCAATGCTTGCAAAATCTCTTGTTTCAGCCCTATCTCTTGCTGCAGGATTTTTCCTGTTTAAGGGTATGAATATTCCCTTATCAGTCATTGCCGGCATTGTCTTCTGTACCATCACATTGTTCCTTTCAGGCGCAATAGATAAAGAAGATATAGATATTTTCAAAAAGATAGTTTTGAAAAAAGGGGAGAGACTTGGCTGA
- a CDS encoding alcohol dehydrogenase catalytic domain-containing protein, producing MMKAFIANAEWQPRNSYKLSEDEKKRKRAVNGNMVWKNPGFEIRNVPVPETGDDEVLIRVKSCGICGSDTHVYKTDEEKYIIFSGLAKFPCILGHEFSGIVEKTGSLVKTLKVGDKVAVESIMWCGICRSCRGGAPNQCRNIELLGLSSDGALAEFAAVKERYCWKINEFEKIYPGDELFDVGALIEPVGCAYNGIFIAGGGFAPGAVVAVYGTGPIGLGAISLARAAGASSIIAFDRVDERLNIASQMGADHVFNVEKMVKGEASQRVMELTDGFGADVQVEAAGAAPLTVPEMEKSMSLNGKIIYLGRAACSTPVNLDLFVSGANSLIGSRGHSGYGIYPNIIRLIASGRLKVEKMVTSRYPFDRVMEALELSSHCTDGKIIIRI from the coding sequence ATGATGAAAGCCTTCATTGCCAACGCCGAATGGCAGCCTCGTAATTCCTATAAATTGAGTGAAGATGAAAAAAAAAGGAAGAGAGCTGTCAATGGGAATATGGTATGGAAAAACCCCGGATTCGAAATCAGGAACGTGCCGGTTCCGGAGACCGGAGATGATGAAGTCCTGATAAGGGTTAAAAGTTGCGGAATCTGCGGCTCCGATACTCATGTCTACAAGACGGATGAAGAGAAGTACATAATCTTTTCAGGTCTCGCCAAATTTCCCTGCATTTTAGGTCACGAATTTTCCGGAATAGTGGAAAAGACAGGGTCTCTTGTGAAGACCCTTAAAGTTGGCGACAAGGTTGCAGTTGAAAGCATTATGTGGTGCGGAATATGCAGGTCGTGCAGGGGAGGGGCTCCAAACCAGTGCAGGAATATAGAACTTTTAGGATTAAGTTCCGACGGAGCGCTTGCAGAGTTTGCAGCAGTAAAGGAGAGGTACTGCTGGAAGATTAATGAGTTTGAGAAAATATATCCGGGTGATGAGCTTTTTGATGTGGGAGCGCTTATCGAACCTGTTGGTTGTGCTTACAATGGTATTTTTATTGCCGGAGGAGGATTTGCTCCCGGTGCAGTGGTTGCTGTTTATGGTACAGGTCCCATAGGACTTGGTGCAATTTCACTTGCCCGGGCTGCAGGAGCAAGCAGTATAATAGCCTTTGACAGGGTTGATGAAAGGCTGAATATTGCCTCTCAAATGGGGGCAGACCATGTTTTTAATGTTGAAAAAATGGTGAAAGGTGAAGCCTCCCAAAGGGTTATGGAACTGACTGATGGTTTTGGAGCAGATGTGCAGGTGGAAGCAGCCGGTGCGGCTCCTCTTACTGTCCCTGAAATGGAGAAATCCATGTCGCTTAACGGGAAGATCATATATCTTGGCAGAGCAGCATGCAGTACACCTGTTAATCTGGATTTGTTTGTATCGGGGGCTAACAGCCTAATAGGTTCAAGGGGACATTCCGGATATGGGATTTATCCGAACATTATACGGCTTATTGCTTCGGGCAGGCTTAAAGTTGAGAAAATGGTAACATCCCGCTATCCGTTTGACAGGGTTATGGAAGCATTGGAATTGTCATCACACTGTACAGATGGCAAAATAATCATTAGAATTTGA
- a CDS encoding alkaline phosphatase family protein, translating to MAENKVVIIGIDGATFDLIDPWVKEGHLPNIERLLNEGTHGKLKSSIPPLSPCAWTSFMTGANPGKHGILNFGELSEKDPRFVKFVKSQDRGMPPFWMYTSREGLKNIIINVPMTYPPDKVESVMISGMDAPEGVDDYTYPKEIYEQIESKVRKYVVDITLDSNQILDREKYVADVIAMNRLRTDTALKLMEDYAWDVFVIVFVATDRVQHDFWQDMLEAPGNDNAVFSVYKEVDRSVGALLDKASEKSHKIIVSDHGSATVSKTIVINKFLEKRGYLKYKNPGALRKYIFKPFMFIKSMFPESIKKKLKAVFKVEVNEIPALQLINIDWGKTKVFHFGPAGNIYINLQGRNPQGIVNTGEEYESLRDKVISELSSLVDPETGLKVIRKAHKREEIYSGQMLEKASDIVLEIETGYTCNDVLVEGKVISSCNLVDDFFWKDNRWSSDHEPNGILIMSGGGIKKENEIKGAEIIDIMPTLFYILGIPIPDNLDGKVLVDAFEESVTEGRKPVYTSDNLSGYSASGEGKDETENIKDRLKGLGYMG from the coding sequence TTGGCTGAGAACAAAGTAGTTATAATTGGAATAGACGGCGCTACCTTTGACCTCATTGACCCATGGGTGAAGGAAGGGCATCTTCCCAATATCGAAAGATTACTTAATGAAGGGACGCATGGAAAACTTAAATCATCTATTCCCCCTTTAAGCCCCTGTGCATGGACTTCCTTCATGACAGGAGCAAACCCTGGAAAACATGGGATACTAAATTTCGGTGAACTGTCAGAGAAAGATCCGAGGTTTGTAAAGTTCGTAAAATCTCAGGACAGGGGGATGCCTCCATTCTGGATGTACACATCGCGGGAAGGGCTTAAAAATATCATAATAAATGTACCAATGACATATCCCCCTGACAAGGTTGAAAGCGTCATGATATCAGGGATGGATGCTCCTGAAGGCGTTGATGATTATACATATCCCAAGGAAATCTATGAGCAGATTGAAAGTAAGGTTAGAAAATATGTTGTTGACATCACCCTTGACTCTAATCAGATTCTTGACCGGGAGAAATATGTTGCTGACGTGATAGCCATGAACAGGCTTAGGACCGACACAGCGCTTAAGCTTATGGAGGATTATGCATGGGATGTTTTTGTCATAGTTTTTGTGGCAACCGACAGGGTTCAGCATGATTTCTGGCAGGATATGCTTGAAGCTCCGGGAAATGATAATGCGGTATTTTCAGTATATAAGGAAGTTGACCGCTCAGTTGGAGCTCTGCTGGATAAAGCCTCTGAAAAATCACATAAGATAATAGTTTCAGACCATGGCTCAGCAACTGTTTCAAAAACAATTGTCATCAATAAATTCCTTGAAAAGAGAGGATACCTTAAATATAAAAATCCGGGGGCTTTGAGGAAGTACATATTTAAGCCTTTCATGTTTATTAAAAGTATGTTCCCTGAAAGTATTAAGAAAAAGCTTAAAGCTGTCTTTAAAGTGGAAGTAAACGAGATCCCTGCTTTGCAGTTGATAAATATAGACTGGGGGAAAACAAAAGTATTTCATTTTGGGCCTGCCGGCAACATTTATATTAATCTTCAGGGGAGAAACCCGCAGGGAATAGTAAATACAGGGGAGGAGTATGAGAGTTTGCGGGACAAGGTGATTTCGGAGCTTTCGTCGCTCGTTGACCCTGAAACAGGATTAAAAGTGATAAGAAAGGCACATAAAAGAGAGGAAATCTATTCAGGGCAGATGCTTGAAAAGGCTTCTGACATAGTCCTCGAGATCGAAACCGGTTACACCTGCAATGATGTGCTCGTAGAGGGGAAGGTTATAAGCAGCTGCAACCTTGTTGATGATTTTTTCTGGAAGGACAACAGATGGTCCTCAGACCATGAGCCCAATGGTATTTTAATAATGAGCGGTGGGGGGATTAAAAAAGAAAATGAAATTAAGGGTGCAGAGATTATAGATATCATGCCTACACTGTTCTATATCCTGGGTATACCAATCCCCGACAATCTGGATGGAAAAGTTCTTGTTGATGCTTTCGAGGAGAGCGTTACTGAAGGAAGAAAACCTGTTTATACATCAGATAACCTGTCCGGCTATTCCGCATCGGGAGAGGGAAAAGATGAAACTGAAAATATAAAGGATCGCCTTAAAGGGCTTGGATACATGGGATGA
- a CDS encoding exopolysaccharide biosynthesis polyprenyl glycosylphosphotransferase: MTKITKCIILADKLSKRLSPLTKDKPVFMLPVFNRPLVEYTIHCLAGMGINEIVFAASMGSASTAYLESLKRKNGLTIDIHYTDDEKPRGSAGILRDMRDFIGNDKFLVVDGNSFLGTINLNDIVAYHDENHSVVTIAVQVTKRFLSEGVQVADNNAVGSFYSIHHSVERRSVMKPLGVYVFNPEALEFVKDDGYFDIQEQLIPLLKNASLSAYTYEIKESCKAINSIEDYYEAHRENLFTGHAEDGYKMLAEGIWVGENVSISPNTYILGPVLIGNNCMIEEGSRIIGPTVLGNGCTIGRGVLVRESILWDNCRVEQGSALGYCIAGSGLYINSGKSFKNKVLVGNLSFGDINLLPAGYEFNGVAAIDSPQVNRFKYRTFLRIKRFVDIVFASLGLIVFSPLMLLIAAAIRIDSRGPIVFWQKRCGKDGKEFGMLKFRTMIEDAESLQEKLAAQKECDGPMFKLSKDPRVTKVGRILRSTSLDELPQFINVLKGDMSLVGPRPLVMEEMKFCSSWRDIRLKVKPGITGLWQVEGRSDSPFHSWIRYDVFYVENQSVWLDIKILFRTIIAVLKRAGAY; encoded by the coding sequence ATGACTAAAATTACTAAATGTATAATTCTCGCAGATAAATTAAGTAAGAGGTTAAGTCCTCTGACGAAGGATAAACCGGTCTTTATGCTGCCGGTTTTTAACAGACCGCTTGTCGAATACACGATACATTGTCTTGCCGGAATGGGGATAAATGAGATTGTTTTTGCCGCGTCGATGGGTAGTGCTTCAACAGCATATCTCGAAAGCCTTAAACGTAAAAACGGTCTTACTATAGATATACATTATACTGATGACGAAAAACCTCGTGGGAGCGCAGGGATACTGAGGGACATGAGGGATTTTATAGGAAATGACAAGTTTCTGGTTGTAGATGGGAACTCCTTTCTCGGTACCATCAACCTTAATGACATTGTAGCATATCATGATGAAAATCACTCTGTTGTAACAATCGCAGTGCAGGTTACAAAAAGATTTCTTTCAGAAGGAGTTCAGGTTGCAGACAACAATGCTGTGGGTTCTTTTTACAGCATACATCATTCAGTGGAAAGAAGATCTGTAATGAAGCCTCTTGGTGTTTATGTTTTTAATCCCGAGGCGCTTGAGTTTGTAAAAGATGATGGTTATTTCGACATTCAGGAGCAGCTTATTCCTCTTTTGAAGAATGCCTCATTAAGCGCATATACCTATGAAATAAAAGAAAGCTGTAAAGCAATCAACAGCATAGAAGATTATTATGAAGCCCACAGGGAGAACCTGTTTACGGGGCATGCAGAGGACGGTTATAAAATGCTTGCCGAAGGGATATGGGTAGGAGAAAATGTGTCAATATCTCCAAATACGTATATTCTCGGGCCGGTGTTAATCGGGAATAACTGTATGATTGAAGAGGGTTCACGGATAATCGGACCGACTGTGCTTGGGAACGGGTGCACGATAGGAAGAGGGGTTCTTGTGAGGGAAAGCATTCTCTGGGATAACTGCAGGGTGGAACAAGGCTCGGCGCTCGGTTATTGCATTGCCGGCAGCGGTCTTTATATCAACTCAGGAAAATCTTTTAAGAATAAGGTGCTTGTGGGAAATCTCAGTTTCGGGGATATAAATCTTCTCCCTGCGGGTTATGAGTTTAACGGTGTCGCTGCTATTGATTCTCCGCAGGTAAATCGTTTTAAGTACAGGACATTCCTCAGAATAAAACGTTTCGTAGATATTGTTTTTGCTTCTTTGGGATTAATTGTTTTTTCTCCCTTGATGCTTTTGATAGCTGCCGCAATTAGAATTGATTCAAGAGGGCCCATTGTATTCTGGCAGAAGAGATGCGGAAAAGACGGAAAAGAGTTCGGCATGCTCAAATTCAGGACAATGATTGAAGATGCAGAGAGCCTGCAAGAAAAGCTTGCTGCTCAGAAAGAATGCGACGGTCCGATGTTCAAACTGTCAAAAGATCCCCGCGTTACAAAAGTGGGGAGAATACTTCGTTCCACGAGCCTTGACGAGCTTCCGCAGTTTATCAATGTTTTGAAAGGAGACATGAGCCTTGTAGGTCCTAGACCTCTTGTGATGGAAGAAATGAAATTCTGCTCCAGCTGGCGTGACATCCGCCTTAAAGTTAAACCGGGGATTACCGGATTATGGCAGGTCGAAGGAAGAAGCGATTCCCCCTTTCACAGCTGGATAAGGTATGATGTTTTCTATGTCGAGAACCAGTCTGTATGGCTGGACATAAAAATTTTGTTTAGAACGATAATTGCTGTTTTAAAAAGAGCCGGTGCATATTAG
- a CDS encoding AMP-binding protein, whose translation MDEIMTLVEALEKNAAEFAEKPAIVFHDKKTSYAEFNSLVNRFAGALLELGLKKGDRVVLMLPRIPELVIGFLGIAKARGIAVPVNYELTDRNVNAILNNISPLCVITQISFLELIKKSIPQNSDIRIITVGGREAGLLSWEDALNLGKPENPCLPINDEDIVYLNYTSGSTGTSKGAVTTYSNIYWNTVASIDSLELTADDIHLCMFAPFAHPHEIFARPVYLGGTMVLVDKIYPKSIAEAIANHKVTCMMGLVPMYENLLEVLDHKEYDMSSLRVPESGGMYTPVKLIERFVQRVGIPIIPVWGSTETTGIALAVKPGRLAPAGSVGKPCKSYEVKIVDDRGRELPPGRTGEMVFKGPAVVSGYYGDDITTSSCFRNGWYYSSDLGKCDNDGNFYFIERKMGMMKIAGLKVYPLEIERALLEHPDIREVAVVALDDRLRGKVPKAIIVPMPGKNIEADEILSFCKNLLPRYKLPREIELRESLPKTGSGKVNRKAL comes from the coding sequence ATGGATGAAATCATGACACTTGTAGAGGCACTGGAAAAAAATGCGGCAGAATTTGCAGAAAAGCCGGCGATAGTTTTCCACGATAAAAAGACAAGCTACGCGGAATTTAACAGTCTTGTTAACAGGTTTGCCGGTGCTTTGTTAGAGCTGGGGCTGAAAAAAGGGGACAGGGTTGTACTTATGCTTCCCCGAATACCTGAACTCGTTATTGGTTTTCTTGGAATTGCGAAGGCGCGCGGCATAGCAGTTCCTGTTAATTATGAACTGACTGATAGAAATGTAAATGCCATTCTGAATAATATTTCCCCATTATGTGTCATCACTCAGATTTCTTTCCTTGAGCTGATAAAAAAATCCATTCCGCAAAACAGTGATATCAGGATTATAACTGTTGGAGGCAGAGAAGCGGGCTTACTTTCCTGGGAGGATGCGCTAAACTTAGGAAAGCCTGAAAACCCCTGTCTTCCGATAAATGACGAAGACATTGTTTATCTTAACTACACTTCAGGGTCAACCGGCACTTCCAAGGGAGCTGTGACGACCTATTCCAATATTTACTGGAATACAGTTGCCTCGATTGACTCTCTGGAATTGACAGCAGATGACATACATCTCTGTATGTTTGCCCCCTTTGCCCACCCTCACGAAATATTTGCAAGACCGGTCTATCTTGGAGGGACAATGGTGCTTGTCGATAAAATCTATCCCAAGTCCATAGCTGAGGCAATTGCAAATCATAAGGTAACATGCATGATGGGGCTTGTCCCGATGTATGAAAACCTCCTTGAAGTTCTTGACCACAAAGAATATGACATGAGTTCTTTAAGAGTTCCTGAAAGCGGCGGGATGTATACACCTGTTAAGCTGATTGAAAGATTTGTGCAGAGGGTTGGGATTCCAATTATCCCTGTCTGGGGAAGTACTGAGACAACCGGAATTGCCCTTGCAGTGAAACCGGGGAGATTAGCGCCGGCAGGTTCAGTAGGCAAACCTTGCAAATCATATGAAGTGAAAATAGTAGATGACAGAGGAAGGGAGCTTCCTCCCGGAAGAACAGGGGAGATGGTATTCAAGGGTCCTGCTGTTGTAAGCGGATATTATGGTGATGATATAACTACAAGTTCATGCTTTCGCAACGGCTGGTATTACAGCAGTGACCTTGGCAAATGCGACAATGATGGTAATTTTTATTTTATTGAAAGAAAGATGGGAATGATGAAGATTGCCGGGCTCAAAGTTTATCCGCTGGAGATAGAACGGGCGTTGCTTGAACATCCTGATATCAGGGAAGTTGCAGTAGTTGCTCTTGATGACAGACTGAGAGGAAAAGTTCCAAAGGCTATCATAGTCCCTATGCCCGGGAAAAATATAGAAGCAGATGAGATTCTAAGCTTTTGCAAGAATCTCCTTCCTCGTTACAAACTTCCAAGGGAGATAGAACTCAGAGAATCCCTTCCAAAAACCGGCAGCGGAAAAGTTAACAGAAAGGCATTGTGA
- a CDS encoding polysaccharide export protein produces the protein MPVKKILAFTLVVFLVACASCSMIGNKQDISGKGNAASSGQENPAENEKTPKITEFILGSGDIVDISVYRRDELSKTLRIDYSGKVMYPLVGDIQAGGLSIFQLRDKIAQGLSPYIIDPQVSVAITAIHSQKIMVLGEVTSPGFFQADEPMTIVEAISRAGGFTIDGKKKSVLVIRGGLKSPQLIKVNVDDILSGSDKGNNIVLVKDDIIYVPRTTISDVSLFFSRLSGIISPLLQLETGYFIGQQIDEGPGKGGSPSVSSPGAK, from the coding sequence TTGCCAGTAAAAAAAATATTAGCATTTACATTGGTCGTATTTCTTGTTGCCTGTGCAAGCTGCAGTATGATTGGGAATAAACAGGATATCAGCGGAAAAGGAAATGCGGCATCTTCCGGACAGGAAAATCCGGCAGAAAATGAGAAAACTCCCAAAATAACTGAGTTTATTCTGGGTTCAGGGGATATTGTTGATATTTCAGTTTACAGACGTGATGAGCTATCCAAAACTCTGCGCATAGATTATTCCGGAAAGGTAATGTATCCGCTTGTAGGAGATATTCAGGCTGGCGGCTTAAGTATTTTCCAGCTCAGGGACAAGATAGCTCAAGGGCTTTCTCCGTACATTATTGATCCGCAGGTCTCAGTTGCAATTACTGCTATTCACAGCCAGAAAATAATGGTCCTTGGTGAGGTAACAAGTCCGGGATTCTTTCAGGCAGATGAGCCAATGACAATTGTTGAAGCCATATCGCGGGCAGGTGGCTTCACTATAGACGGGAAAAAGAAGAGCGTCCTTGTTATCAGGGGAGGATTAAAAAGTCCGCAATTGATAAAAGTCAATGTAGATGATATTTTAAGCGGCAGTGATAAAGGGAATAATATAGTACTTGTAAAAGATGACATTATATATGTTCCGAGGACAACTATTTCAGATGTTAGTTTGTTCTTCAGCCGCTTATCTGGTATTATTTCACCGCTCCTTCAGCTTGAAACAGGATATTTCATAGGCCAGCAGATAGATGAAGGTCCCGGCAAGGGAGGGAGTCCATCAGTTTCGTCACCGGGTGCCAAATAA